The following proteins are encoded in a genomic region of Cryptomeria japonica chromosome 11, Sugi_1.0, whole genome shotgun sequence:
- the LOC131859949 gene encoding uncharacterized protein LOC131859949 isoform X2, with product MTHRPKYTQPAYDKLVKHKIPKSNDPNRDQAGSSTSARDVKFVLYGSPLDPCSRMVQAYLKHKNIDCQYFNVEKKSSGKVPVLKEGENRSFFGSKNILTFFGKRFNNVQKQEVITVEEKVNDLNLKHVEAEQNVKSLQKFLREYGERQLRFMEYYSLPDLTYLMMHRPTFESILEHLREKSLFATDEHVKEWWKNISSPKEWKLISK from the exons ATGACACATCGTCCCAAGTATACACAACCTGCCTACGACAAATTGGTGAAACACAAGATCCCAAAATCCAATGATCCAAATCGTGATCAAGCTGGATCGAGCACAAGCGCACGAGATGTCAAGTTTGTGCTGTATGGATCACCCTTAGATCCCTGCAGCAGAATGGTGCAGGCATATCTGAAACATAAAAATATTGATTGccaatattttaatgtggaaaagaAA TCCTCTGGAAAAGTTCCAGTACTCAAGGAAGGAGAAAATCGCTcgttcttcg GGTCAAAGAATATCTTGACGTTCTTTGGAAAGCGGTTCAACAATGTGCAGAAACAAGAGGTTATAACTGTCGAAGAAAAAGTGAATGATTTAAATTTGAAGCATGTCGAAGCCGAACAGAATGTCAAAAGTTTGCAGAAATTTCTACGTGAATATGGGGAGAGGCAGTTAAGGTTCATGGAATATTACAGCCTTCCTGACCTGACGTATCTCATGATGCATCGTCCAACTTTTGAATCTATACTGGAACATTTACGTGAAAAATCTCTGTTCGCGACAGATGAACACGTTAAAGAGTGGTGGAAAAACATTTCATCCCCAAAAGAATGGAAGTTAATTagcaaataa
- the LOC131859949 gene encoding uncharacterized protein LOC131859949 isoform X1 produces MTHRPKYTQPAYDKLVKHKIPKSNDPNRDQAGSSTSARDVKFVLYGSPLDPCSRMVQAYLKHKNIDCQYFNVEKKVGFLALKSSGKVPVLKEGENRSFFGSKNILTFFGKRFNNVQKQEVITVEEKVNDLNLKHVEAEQNVKSLQKFLREYGERQLRFMEYYSLPDLTYLMMHRPTFESILEHLREKSLFATDEHVKEWWKNISSPKEWKLISK; encoded by the exons ATGACACATCGTCCCAAGTATACACAACCTGCCTACGACAAATTGGTGAAACACAAGATCCCAAAATCCAATGATCCAAATCGTGATCAAGCTGGATCGAGCACAAGCGCACGAGATGTCAAGTTTGTGCTGTATGGATCACCCTTAGATCCCTGCAGCAGAATGGTGCAGGCATATCTGAAACATAAAAATATTGATTGccaatattttaatgtggaaaagaAAGTAGGGTTCCTGGCTTTAAAA TCCTCTGGAAAAGTTCCAGTACTCAAGGAAGGAGAAAATCGCTcgttcttcg GGTCAAAGAATATCTTGACGTTCTTTGGAAAGCGGTTCAACAATGTGCAGAAACAAGAGGTTATAACTGTCGAAGAAAAAGTGAATGATTTAAATTTGAAGCATGTCGAAGCCGAACAGAATGTCAAAAGTTTGCAGAAATTTCTACGTGAATATGGGGAGAGGCAGTTAAGGTTCATGGAATATTACAGCCTTCCTGACCTGACGTATCTCATGATGCATCGTCCAACTTTTGAATCTATACTGGAACATTTACGTGAAAAATCTCTGTTCGCGACAGATGAACACGTTAAAGAGTGGTGGAAAAACATTTCATCCCCAAAAGAATGGAAGTTAATTagcaaataa